The following nucleotide sequence is from Corylus avellana chromosome ca7, CavTom2PMs-1.0.
AACTAAGCGTGGCTGAAACTACAACTCCTGAGCTTGTTGATGGGGAAGGAGAGGGCCCCTGCTTGTCCGTCTCAGGTGGAAAAGCAACCGACGGAGGTGACGGAGCAATCGGGTGCCGTCGGTGTGGAGACATCACATCAACAAGTAACCGCTGGCCGTTGTTGCAGTGATCAGGAGCACCACTAATGAAGTAGAAAGGGCCAGGCCTATCAAGCTTCACTACAGCTCTGTTCCCACCGCTGAAGGCAGTGATAGGGTCGGTTGTGTTGCAGTGGTAGTAGTCATATTTGTCCACCACAAGAACTGAATCATTATTGTACTCAAAAGCTGTatcaagaaacaaagaaaaacaaaaacaaaaaacagaagatGTTTAGAAGAACACACACCAAGCGAAagacataataatattaattgatTTCTATCCTTATCATATACTCTAATACATTTGCATAAGccaaaagaaatgaataaatatgaaaataatcgATCTGTTTTGCTTTTGGATGAAAATTATAATAGCACATTCAACTAATTAAGCATGAATTTGATCTAAcctcaaataaattttctttactgaaaaaacccaagaaaaatcatataaatCAGTCACCATTTTGATACTTTTTCCATATTTCTCAAGAAGTTAAAAATCTTTTCTAAAGATAAACACAAAAAGAAGTTAAGGAACTCGATCGTTAATATAGCAAACTCACTGAGAGAATCTCCAATATGAAATCTGTGCCTTTCAGCCCACTGACTATACATTGCAGTGTTGGTGGCATCAGGTACCATCCAACCCCCTTTACCGCCCACTTTGAATTCCTTCACGGCTATGACCCCCACGCTCATGGCGGCCAAGATCGCCATCGCAGAAGTGCAGAAGATGCCCAAGAGAGATGCCATGTTCACCTTCTTCATCCTTGTAGTACTCTTGTACTCTAGAAGGTTAAAGCAAATCGCACTGAAAATATTTGGCAATGTAATGTGGTTAATGAATATAATGTAGCTATACCTATATATAAATGATAGATTATGGTATGGAGGAATAAGTGGCAAATTGGCGCGGAGATAGTGGGCGGTTTTTTCAGAAACGTAGTGGGACGTGGCGGTTATGATTCCGTTATATCCAGATTCCAAAAGTCTCGCGATATTAATTTGGATTTACCTTTTTAGAAGAAGTGGAGCTGACCTGGATTTGGAGGGTCATTTACGGTTTTTAACATTTCAAGTACCATATTATCCTGATTCTTCggtaaaatttcagattttttttttttttttttttttttttgggtaaaattcATATAGCCCTCAAACTActatccaattgacaatgtctcccccaaactttcaattgtgacaatgtctccttaaaactaccaaaacattgtcaatgtccccccaaaactagcaataagacaaaaatgcccttataaatttctcaataagacaaaaagacccctataaattcaaaaaaaaaaatgattttttttgaaaacaaaaaattttaatttaaaaataatattctttaaaaaaacaattttttaaaacaaaaatttttaatttttttttaaaacggaaatttttatttatttttttaaaaaaaaaaactatttttttatgaggtttgatacggacacaacacaaacccaactcatggctaacttctctcctacgtataaaaaaaatttgaattttaaaccaaataaattgtcatttttcctaaattttcagaatcccaaaattatctttatcaattttttcttttttaaatgacacgtatgagagaagttggccataagttggatttatattgtgaccttaacattttccttttttttttagtttaaaaaaacaaaaattttcattttattaaacgaaaattttatttttttaaacgtaaatttttatttaaataaaattataaaacaaaaatttaaaaaaaaacgaaaattttcaatttttataaataaaaaaaaaatcgaaatttttttaattttttttcttataattgattttaaaaaaaaaaaaaaaaaaaacaatactgtttgatttttttttttttttaggttttttctagaNNNNNNNNNNNNNNNNNNNNNNNNNNNNNNNNNNNNNNNNNNNNNNNNNNNNNNNNNNNNNNNNNNNNNNNNNNNNNNNNNNNNNNNNNNNNNNNNNNNNNNNNNNNNNNNNNNNNNNNNNNNNNNNNNNNNNNNNNNNNNNNNNNNNNNNNNNNNNNNNNNNNNNNNNNNNNNNNNNNNNNNNNNNNNNNNNNNNNNNNNNNNNNNNNNNNNNNNNNNNNNNNNNNNNNNNNNNNNNNNNNNNNNNNNNNNNNNNNNNNNNNNNNNNNNNNNNNNNNNNNNNNNNNNNNNNNNNNNNNNNNNNNNNNNNNNNNNNNNNNNNNNNNNNNNNNNNNNNNNNNNNNNNNNNNNNNNNNNNNNNNNNNNNNNNNNNNNNNNNNNNNNNNNNNNNNNNNNNNNNNNNNNNNNNNNNNNNNNNNNNNNNNNNNNNNNNNNNNNNNNNNNNNNNNNNNNNNNNNNNNNNNNNNNNNNNNNNNNNNNNNNNNNNNNNNNNNNNNNNNNNNNNNNNNNNNNNNNNNNNNNNNNNNNNNNNNNNNNNNNNNNNNNNNNNNNNNNNNNNNNNNNNNNNNNNNNNNNNNNNNNNNNNNNNNNNNNNNNNNNNNNNNNNNNNNNNNNNNNNNNNNNNNNNNNNNNNNNNNNNNNNNNNNNNNNNNNNNNNNNNNNNNNNNNNNNNNNNNNNNNNNNNNNNNNNNNNNNNNNNNNNNNNNNNNNNNNNNNNNNNNNNNNNNNNNNNNNNNNNNNNNNNNNNNNNNNNNNNNNNNNNNNNNNNNNNNNNNNNNNNNNNNNNNNNNNNNNNNNNNNNNNNNNNNNNNNNNNNNNNNNNNNNNNNNNNNNNNNNNNNNNNNNCGCCAGCCATCTcatgggccatgggggtggccgcgcggccacttgtaggcctaggggtggctgtCGACCACCCTTccccccacttggggtggccggcaaccaccccttcaattctattgtttttttttaaaaaaaaaaaaattaattttttatttcatatgtagtATAATCTAGTGtagttgaactttttttttataaaagaaaaacttaagtTTGGTAAGTTTAGCTTAGACGTCACCTTCTGATTGGTTGcacaaaactcacattttgtgCAAACTctctatataagttattctcaaaGAGAAAACGTGATTAGGAGAACGATATGGATTTTAATAATCCTTTGGTTATGATTTGATTTTACATGTCTAACTTaagataattaaatcaaaattgaGATATCTGACCGAAGTACACAaggagaacacctaacatttagTAAGACTAAATAATGAAAAACTATGcagaaatttattttcaaactttATGTTTGACAAGAGGCCTATATGATCTTCTAATAAAATTGGTCGGAAagggaagtttttttttaaaaaagtttgatAAAGTCGCTCGAtacacccttttttttattttattttttttttaagcagtAGATATACATTTTTGCTTTACTTATTTTCTCCCAAAACCAGTTAATGAAATTTTCttgatgaacaatatatatatatataactcggTAAACAATGTCAATTACAAATGTTTCAAAAAGGAACAAGATTGAAGGGTGAGTAAGTGTGGTGTCAAAATTCTCTCAGATTTCATCCTAGCATGCCTTCTGCAATCGCATATGACCCATGGATAGGCTCAATGGGGCAGAATATACACGATCATTGTAGAAAATGCCCATGCGAAAGACCCACAGACAGATTGTGCATCGATGATGGCTCAATCCAAAATCCACCAACCAACCTGGCTCATGTGTTGCCCCAAGATAAAAAACCAAACAGATGATTCTCTTGGCACCTTGCTCATCATCATACATTGCTCCCTACAGCTGCTTCGTTTTGCTTCATTATCTTTTCCTGGAACTTCATACGTTTTTCAGTCCGGATGTCAAGTATGCTTGGTGGCATTGGTTTGAGGGAACCATGCAACTCAACTAGGTGTGATAACTCATTTTTGGTCAAACTTTT
It contains:
- the LOC132187810 gene encoding early nodulin-like protein 7; amino-acid sequence: MKKVNMASLLGIFCTSAMAILAAMSVGVIAVKEFKVGGKGGWMVPDATNTAMYSQWAERHRFHIGDSLTFEYNNDSVLVVDKYDYYHCNTTDPITAFSGGNRAVVKLDRPGPFYFISGAPDHCNNGQRLLVDVMSPHRRHPIAPSPPSVAFPPETDKQGPSPSPSTSSGVVVSATLSSVSRVLIAGFVTFLWSALL